A window from Spiroplasma endosymbiont of Aspidapion aeneum encodes these proteins:
- the mreB gene encoding rod shape-determining protein MreB encodes MKKPAYVSLDLGTSYTLMYIGGQGIVYNEPSIIALRISDQKIIAVGIEAAKLIGKSNKNIRVVKPMVDGVITDIKTTQTQLEYIVKRLRIEQTIKGCIMVIAYPSIITSLEKSALEKIAYKLGASFVIMQEEVKMAALGGGVNISAPSGQLVIDSGGGTTDIAVLSSGDVVLSKSIKIAGTVLTKEIQKYVRAQHGMDIGETTAENIKIKIGNLVKVGDLDNLYAYGRDLVSGLPRQVLLTPQEIQEVLKVPVSRIIDLAVQVLESTPPELAGDIFRNGITLCGGTSLIKGMAKYVADTIQLPVKMGDQPLLAVINGTRSFESKAIEIYQNSSSNTNLYDE; translated from the coding sequence ATGAAAAAACCAGCATACGTATCATTAGATTTAGGAACATCATATACTTTGATGTACATTGGTGGGCAAGGAATAGTTTACAATGAGCCATCAATTATTGCTCTAAGGATATCAGATCAAAAAATAATCGCTGTCGGAATAGAGGCGGCAAAATTAATAGGAAAAAGTAATAAAAATATTCGAGTTGTCAAACCAATGGTTGATGGTGTCATTACAGACATTAAAACTACGCAAACACAATTAGAGTACATTGTTAAAAGATTAAGAATTGAACAAACAATCAAGGGCTGCATTATGGTAATTGCATACCCAAGTATAATTACGTCATTAGAAAAATCTGCGCTTGAAAAAATAGCATATAAACTTGGTGCTAGCTTTGTGATAATGCAAGAAGAAGTCAAAATGGCAGCCCTTGGAGGAGGGGTGAATATTTCAGCCCCTTCTGGACAATTGGTTATTGATTCTGGTGGGGGAACAACAGACATTGCTGTTCTATCATCGGGAGATGTAGTTCTTTCAAAATCGATAAAAATTGCTGGAACAGTTCTTACAAAAGAAATACAAAAATACGTTCGTGCTCAACACGGTATGGATATTGGAGAAACTACAGCTGAGAATATAAAAATAAAAATTGGAAATCTAGTTAAGGTTGGAGACTTAGATAATCTTTATGCATATGGGAGAGATTTAGTTTCTGGTTTACCTAGACAGGTTTTATTAACTCCTCAAGAAATTCAAGAAGTTTTAAAGGTTCCGGTTTCTAGAATAATAGACCTTGCTGTACAAGTTTTAGAATCAACTCCACCTGAATTAGCTGGAGATATATTTAGAAATGGTATTACTCTTTGTGGTGGAACAAGTTTGATCAAAGGAATGGCTAAATATGTTGCAGATACTATCCAATTGCCAGTAAAAATGGGTGACCAACCATTGTTAGCGGTTATAAATGGGACACGTAGTTTTGAATCAAAAGCAATTGAAATTTACCAAAATTCATCTTCAAACACAAATCTATATGATGAGTAA
- a CDS encoding alpha/beta hydrolase, with product MDDLIIKQVISAINNRHKPKDGNGPSSQEILTKYLESYKLMTNNDERIVGLDISKITYENIFNKDGNIILKAMVLRADVVSDKWVVGVHGYSASKESVLMSINYYRKLGYNIFSFDFRNHGESDDGYITMGLNEISDLKAALNHLKENYAPKSVGLVGFSMGAFTCNYFNLLDENKKYNIDWVVSDSTYYNQRDVLARVLKYIIPIELFNDKILDFTIKYYKEKLNYDIESISLEKAINSCKKSAPTLFICSKADQVTLYSESYRLMDDRKKFKQNDKIVDFETTEHVAASIQKTDLYCKSIDEFFSKL from the coding sequence ATGGATGATTTAATAATAAAACAGGTTATTTCAGCAATTAATAACCGTCATAAACCAAAAGATGGTAATGGTCCATCTTCACAAGAAATATTAACTAAATATTTAGAATCATATAAACTAATGACAAACAACGATGAAAGAATTGTGGGACTAGATATTTCAAAAATAACATATGAAAATATCTTTAACAAGGATGGCAATATTATATTAAAAGCCATGGTTTTAAGAGCTGATGTTGTATCTGATAAATGAGTCGTGGGAGTCCATGGGTACTCTGCTTCTAAAGAGAGTGTTCTTATGAGTATAAATTATTATCGTAAATTAGGTTATAATATATTTTCTTTTGACTTTAGGAACCACGGTGAATCTGATGATGGGTATATAACTATGGGATTGAATGAAATAAGCGACCTTAAAGCTGCTTTAAATCATTTGAAAGAAAATTATGCCCCTAAAAGTGTTGGCTTGGTAGGATTTAGTATGGGAGCTTTCACATGTAATTATTTTAACCTTTTAGATGAAAACAAGAAATACAATATTGACTGAGTAGTATCAGATTCAACATATTATAACCAAAGAGATGTATTGGCAAGGGTTTTAAAATATATAATTCCTATAGAATTATTTAATGACAAAATTCTTGATTTTACAATAAAATATTATAAAGAAAAACTAAATTATGATATAGAATCAATATCTTTAGAAAAGGCTATTAATAGTTGTAAAAAATCTGCCCCAACACTTTTTATTTGTTCTAAAGCAGATCAAGTTACCTTATATAGTGAAAGCTATCGATTAATGGATGATAGAAAAAAATTTAAGCAAAATGATAAAATTGTAGATTTTGAAACAACTGAACATGTTGCAGCTTCAATTCAAAAAACTGACTTATATTGTAAATCGATAGACGAATTTTTTAGTAAATTATAA
- a CDS encoding HAD-IIB family hydrolase, with translation MSYKYIACDLDGTSLQTTVGKLTKKTIESVLAYQKESNNKFFIATGRNFIVTKHLADQLGVKLPIITLNGAVIYDCQSQKVLYQDAIANQIAVDITKFCVEKDYHIVANTFDKVIGIETGERIDFYLNELNDYPEIQKNNIVVYKKQSDMLKDIIAKKIDVVKFTISLAENDIQSIKDVEEMISKYDVANAGTYMMGRYLIDVFSSKANKGVAIKYMAKNYLNTDPKEIITLGDNNNDLEFIRNSNFGITLKNGVDVLKKIAFKVLEKSVEEDAVAYFLDELVKNKGEIK, from the coding sequence ATGAGTTATAAGTATATAGCGTGTGATCTTGATGGAACAAGTTTACAAACAACTGTGGGTAAATTAACTAAAAAGACGATTGAAAGTGTTCTTGCTTATCAAAAGGAAAGTAATAACAAGTTTTTTATAGCAACAGGTAGAAACTTTATCGTTACTAAGCATTTAGCAGACCAATTAGGGGTTAAATTGCCAATAATAACATTAAATGGGGCGGTAATCTATGATTGTCAAAGTCAGAAGGTTTTATACCAAGATGCAATTGCAAATCAAATAGCAGTTGATATTACAAAGTTTTGTGTAGAAAAAGATTATCACATTGTAGCAAATACATTTGATAAAGTTATTGGAATTGAAACAGGCGAAAGAATAGATTTTTACTTAAATGAATTAAATGATTATCCCGAAATACAAAAAAATAATATTGTTGTTTACAAAAAACAAAGTGATATGTTGAAAGATATTATTGCAAAAAAAATTGATGTAGTTAAATTCACAATATCACTAGCAGAAAATGATATCCAGTCTATAAAAGATGTTGAAGAGATGATCTCAAAGTATGATGTCGCCAATGCGGGAACATATATGATGGGTCGCTATCTTATTGATGTTTTTAGTTCAAAAGCAAACAAAGGAGTTGCTATTAAATATATGGCTAAAAATTATTTAAATACGGACCCAAAGGAAATTATTACACTTGGAGATAATAATAATGATCTTGAATTCATAAGAAACTCTAATTTTGGTATCACACTTAAAAATGGTGTTGATGTATTAAAAAAAATAGCTTTTAAAGTATTGGAAAAAAGTGTTGAAGAAGATGCTGTGGCTTACTTTTTAGATGAACTAGTAAAAAATAAAGGGGAAATTAAATAA
- a CDS encoding Holliday junction resolvase RecU — translation MILNNRGMFLESVINNSIENNKDNNNYLLAKTSVTNKIISIDTDNFVKAKLLKNDFCDYIGVYKGTYLEIEAKETELEYFNLSNIKKHQFKKLTNVSKHNGVALIFIYFHENENIYVVDIKQFIELNIRKIPLEWFNENCYSVKIDNLFLDLELILKKFIT, via the coding sequence ATGATTTTAAATAATAGAGGCATGTTTTTAGAAAGTGTTATTAATAATTCAATAGAAAATAATAAAGATAATAATAATTATTTGTTAGCGAAAACTTCAGTTACTAATAAAATTATTTCGATTGACACTGATAATTTTGTTAAAGCAAAATTATTAAAAAATGATTTTTGTGATTATATTGGTGTTTATAAAGGGACCTATTTAGAAATTGAGGCAAAGGAAACTGAACTAGAATATTTTAATCTAAGTAATATTAAAAAACATCAATTTAAAAAATTAACTAATGTTTCAAAACACAATGGTGTTGCACTTATTTTTATTTACTTCCATGAAAATGAAAATATTTATGTTGTTGATATCAAACAATTTATAGAGTTAAATATTCGTAAAATTCCATTGGAATGGTTTAATGAAAATTGTTACTCAGTTAAAATAGATAATTTGTTTTTAGATTTAGAATTAATACTTAAAAAATTTATTACTTAA
- a CDS encoding nitroreductase family protein encodes MKNLNEVIKKRHTTKRYIDGPDLTKEQIENIIDAAYLAPSATNFQDSQIVIITNKSKKEEYAEFFEESNKINILKAKALIIFIGTPFKVLLSDNYKRIYDTIKDFAAKDALDETAKGVINYYTKVSKYTDTIDITSSSIQLAFVLLQATDIGFETTPMMGFNTSKLEEFMIKEKTMVQGQRINVTASLGYADKNDELNIKVAKRHRFAKENMYKIV; translated from the coding sequence ATGAAAAATTTAAATGAAGTTATTAAAAAAAGACATACAACAAAAAGATATATTGATGGGCCAGATTTAACAAAAGAACAAATAGAAAATATAATAGATGCAGCATATCTTGCACCATCTGCTACGAATTTTCAAGATTCTCAAATAGTAATCATAACAAATAAATCAAAAAAAGAAGAATATGCAGAGTTTTTTGAAGAATCAAATAAAATAAATATTTTAAAAGCAAAAGCTTTAATTATATTTATTGGGACACCATTTAAGGTGTTACTATCTGATAATTATAAGAGAATCTATGATACTATAAAAGATTTTGCAGCTAAAGATGCGTTAGATGAAACTGCAAAAGGTGTTATAAATTACTATACAAAAGTATCTAAATATACAGACACAATAGATATAACATCAAGTTCCATTCAATTAGCTTTTGTGCTATTGCAAGCAACAGATATTGGGTTTGAAACAACACCAATGATGGGATTTAATACTTCAAAATTAGAAGAGTTTATGATCAAAGAAAAAACAATGGTGCAGGGACAGAGAATAAATGTCACTGCTTCATTGGGGTATGCAGATAAAAATGATGAATTAAATATTAAAGTTGCCAAAAGACATAGATTTGCAAAAGAAAATATGTATAAAATAGTTTAA
- a CDS encoding HU family DNA-binding protein → MTKAELAQKLATSFDLSSKSEGEKIISFIFDEIASSLVNREEIAIAGFGKFLTADRAAREGVNPSTGEKIKIAATTVTKFKAAKQLKDAVAK, encoded by the coding sequence ATGACAAAGGCAGAATTAGCACAGAAACTTGCAACTAGTTTCGACTTATCATCAAAGTCTGAAGGTGAAAAAATAATATCATTTATTTTTGATGAAATTGCATCTTCATTAGTTAATAGAGAAGAAATAGCAATAGCTGGATTTGGTAAATTTTTAACAGCAGACAGAGCTGCTCGTGAAGGTGTAAATCCATCTACAGGTGAAAAAATTAAAATTGCCGCAACAACAGTTACTAAATTTAAAGCAGCAAAACAATTAAAAGATGCTGTTGCAAAATAA
- the cmk gene encoding (d)CMP kinase, which yields MKNINIAVDGTAGSGKSSTFLEVSKIIGYNFIDTGVMYRAFTWLCANKKIDFNNKNHINEVLKDLDILITDNKIIINGEDVSLLLESDIVIKNINKVSVVDIVRDKMVTLQKEMVKEKRNIMVGRDITSVVLCDAELKVYFDCSIEERAKRRLKQRLKINNKASYDEIYESIRQRDMTDKSREIGALKIVPDAWIFDSTNYSFQESVEKILEKIYSIIN from the coding sequence ATGAAAAATATAAATATAGCAGTTGATGGAACAGCTGGCAGCGGAAAGTCGAGCACATTTTTAGAAGTTAGTAAAATAATTGGTTACAACTTTATTGACACTGGTGTCATGTATAGAGCATTTACTTGATTATGTGCAAATAAGAAAATTGACTTTAATAATAAGAATCATATTAATGAGGTATTAAAAGATCTTGATATTTTAATTACAGATAATAAAATTATTATTAATGGTGAGGACGTTTCTTTATTACTTGAATCTGATATTGTTATAAAAAATATAAATAAAGTTTCTGTTGTTGATATTGTAAGAGATAAAATGGTCACTTTACAAAAAGAAATGGTAAAAGAAAAAAGAAACATTATGGTTGGAAGGGATATAACTAGTGTTGTATTATGTGATGCTGAGTTAAAGGTCTATTTTGATTGTTCTATTGAAGAGAGAGCAAAACGAAGATTAAAACAAAGATTAAAGATTAATAACAAGGCAAGTTATGATGAAATATATGAATCAATTAGACAAAGAGATATGACCGATAAATCCCGTGAAATTGGAGCACTTAAAATAGTGCCAGATGCTTGAATATTTGATTCAACTAATTATTCATTTCAAGAATCGGTTGAAAAAATTTTAGAAAAAATTTATAGTATTATAAATTAA
- a CDS encoding DnaD family protein has protein sequence MIYELFDRGYLNSEALLIRYYKKIGISENQLIIILLINSLKRESDRVYMPSEISKYMNISKECISKEIDILIENKFFNIEKNKSSGTQKINFSPIYNKIIYEIELENINNSDALKKLTLYVRKSYNIILSDSDKEIIIALFNSGLSWSYVHDNLEPKQHIQDSNELIRILKKLHETTSIKFSTFNWVDI, from the coding sequence ATGATTTATGAATTATTTGACCGAGGATATTTAAATAGTGAAGCTTTACTAATTAGATACTATAAAAAAATAGGTATCTCTGAAAATCAATTAATAATCATTCTTTTGATAAATTCTTTAAAAAGAGAATCTGATCGTGTATATATGCCATCAGAAATTTCAAAATATATGAATATTTCAAAGGAGTGTATCTCTAAAGAAATTGACATTTTAATAGAAAATAAGTTTTTTAATATAGAAAAAAACAAATCTTCTGGTACACAAAAGATAAATTTTTCACCAATATACAATAAAATAATTTATGAAATAGAACTTGAGAATATTAATAATAGTGATGCGCTAAAAAAACTTACTCTGTATGTAAGGAAAAGTTATAACATTATACTTTCAGACAGTGATAAGGAAATAATAATAGCATTATTTAATAGTGGTCTATCTTGGTCATATGTTCATGATAATCTAGAACCAAAACAGCATATTCAAGATAGCAATGAATTAATTAGAATTCTTAAAAAACTTCATGAAACAACTTCAATTAAATTTTCAACATTCAATTGAGTTGATATTTAA
- a CDS encoding NAD(P)H-dependent glycerol-3-phosphate dehydrogenase, whose translation MKSKVAIIGTGAYGTVLANVIAENHNQVTMYGIDRKQVEDIDKNNLNKEFFGDILINKNINATCDIKEALNDANVVIICVPTFAIEKILELLDKNIDHPVHIINTAKGLVGDNHNFLSKKIKNYFRDSKNIISYGGIYGPSLAKECIMKKPTCVMMANEKIEIANELAKLFINDHFYVQTTTDILGCEIAGALKNTIAIACGIIDGFGYGDNAHACLITIGHQEICRFAKHFGAKEETFLNFATMGDLVLTASSKGSRNFSLGNSIAFNDSAQKVLESHKVTVEGVLTCKLAVEIAKINNISMPLFELMYEILYNKHKPSLGVKKIFPNSMAKY comes from the coding sequence ATGAAATCAAAAGTAGCAATTATTGGAACAGGAGCATATGGCACTGTCTTAGCAAATGTAATAGCAGAAAATCATAATCAGGTAACAATGTATGGAATTGATAGAAAACAAGTAGAAGATATTGACAAGAATAATTTGAATAAAGAATTTTTTGGGGATATTCTAATAAATAAAAATATTAATGCAACATGTGATATTAAAGAGGCATTAAATGATGCAAATGTTGTTATAATTTGTGTTCCAACTTTTGCAATTGAAAAAATTCTAGAACTATTAGACAAAAACATAGACCACCCAGTTCATATTATAAACACTGCCAAGGGATTGGTTGGTGATAATCATAATTTTCTTTCTAAAAAGATTAAAAACTATTTTAGGGATAGCAAAAACATAATTTCATATGGTGGTATTTATGGGCCATCATTAGCAAAAGAATGTATTATGAAAAAGCCGACTTGTGTAATGATGGCTAATGAGAAAATTGAAATTGCCAATGAATTGGCAAAATTATTTATAAATGATCATTTTTATGTCCAAACAACTACAGATATTTTGGGCTGTGAAATTGCGGGAGCATTAAAAAATACTATCGCTATTGCTTGTGGAATAATTGATGGATTTGGATATGGAGACAATGCGCATGCTTGTTTAATAACAATTGGTCACCAAGAAATATGTAGATTTGCTAAGCATTTTGGTGCAAAGGAAGAAACCTTTCTAAATTTTGCCACAATGGGAGATTTAGTTCTTACAGCAAGTTCAAAAGGTTCTAGAAATTTTTCATTGGGAAATAGTATTGCTTTTAATGATAGCGCCCAAAAAGTATTAGAGTCACATAAAGTAACGGTAGAAGGTGTTTTAACCTGCAAATTAGCAGTAGAAATTGCAAAAATCAACAATATTTCTATGCCCTTATTTGAATTAATGTATGAAATATTGTATAATAAACATAAGCCAAGTTTAGGGGTTAAAAAAATATTCCCAAATTCAATGGCGAAATATTAA
- a CDS encoding NCS2 family permease encodes MKDKLTNKRTIRGIEKYFKFDKLEAIFKKELIAGISTFLSIIYILSVQPSLIVTNPIGHSFSDGKDAYYLGTFFATVLVSAFFSILMGLFANVPITIIASMGMTGLFINIAYTSAQPLYFEGAMMATMISSILFFTISITPLRSYVIKAIPESLTKVFGIGIGLFIAYVGLKNMGWFSLNNGMPVASLSKFKENYLGIILGMLTLMIILGLYYNNVTGAAAIGIVIMFIVALIIANTISEDNSSFNLIANANLRGGIHWDYNYLFGIKNNMSHVFSRMKDKSVWTNPTFYISIFIITLINFFDATGTMMVFNDKLNRQTKFKREISKKALIVDAGGTMMAPLFGTTPMTTAVESSVGIEQGGKTGVVSIVSGLLILSCLAIAPIFQMMPKCVTSASCVFVGILMLNESKYVAWDKPENLIAGFFSISFMVMTFSISNGISLAIIFYTFIMIVTRKFKEISITMYLLSALFILYFVITAFI; translated from the coding sequence GTGAAAGATAAATTAACAAATAAAAGAACGATTAGAGGAATCGAAAAATACTTTAAGTTTGATAAATTAGAAGCTATCTTTAAAAAAGAACTTATAGCTGGGATATCAACTTTTTTATCAATAATATATATATTGTCAGTTCAACCAAGTTTAATAGTAACTAATCCGATTGGTCACTCATTTTCAGATGGAAAAGATGCTTATTATCTGGGTACATTCTTTGCAACAGTCTTAGTCTCTGCTTTCTTCTCAATTCTTATGGGATTATTTGCAAATGTGCCAATAACTATTATTGCTTCAATGGGTATGACCGGGCTATTTATAAATATTGCCTATACAAGTGCACAACCATTATATTTTGAGGGCGCAATGATGGCAACAATGATTTCATCAATTTTATTTTTTACAATTTCAATAACCCCTTTAAGATCTTATGTTATTAAGGCAATACCAGAAAGTTTAACAAAAGTTTTTGGTATTGGCATAGGATTATTTATTGCCTATGTTGGTTTAAAAAATATGGGATGATTCTCATTAAATAATGGTATGCCTGTTGCTTCATTATCTAAATTTAAGGAAAATTATCTAGGAATAATTTTAGGAATGCTAACATTAATGATAATTTTAGGGTTATATTATAACAATGTTACAGGGGCAGCGGCTATTGGAATAGTTATAATGTTTATTGTTGCTCTAATAATTGCAAATACAATTAGTGAAGATAATTCATCTTTTAATTTAATTGCAAATGCCAACCTTAGAGGTGGAATTCATTGAGATTATAATTATTTATTTGGTATAAAGAATAATATGTCACATGTATTCTCGAGAATGAAAGATAAATCTGTATGAACAAATCCTACATTCTACATCTCAATATTTATTATTACATTAATTAACTTCTTTGATGCAACGGGAACAATGATGGTGTTTAATGATAAATTAAATCGTCAAACAAAGTTTAAAAGAGAAATTTCTAAAAAAGCCTTGATTGTTGATGCTGGCGGGACAATGATGGCACCGCTTTTTGGAACAACACCAATGACAACAGCAGTTGAGTCTTCTGTTGGAATTGAACAAGGCGGAAAAACTGGAGTTGTTTCAATTGTATCTGGTCTTTTAATACTATCTTGTTTAGCAATAGCACCAATTTTTCAAATGATGCCAAAATGTGTAACTTCTGCTTCTTGTGTGTTTGTTGGGATTTTGATGTTAAATGAATCAAAATATGTGGCTTGAGATAAACCTGAAAATCTAATTGCTGGCTTCTTTTCAATTTCATTTATGGTAATGACATTTTCTATATCGAATGGGATATCACTAGCAATTATATTCTATACATTTATAATGATAGTAACAAGAAAATTTAAAGAAATTTCAATAACAATGTATTTATTATCTGCTTTATTTATTCTATACTTTGTAATAACTGCATTTATATAA
- the der gene encoding ribosome biogenesis GTPase Der → MAQKKVFTIVGRPNVGKSTFFNRIIKERKSIVEDTPGVTRDRIYGQGEWITIPFILIDTGGIVFNDDLPFSRQIKLQAQIAIEEADVILFLINYKEGITNEDEEVAKLLYKANKPILLVANKYDNKDSGYEKYEFMSLGFGEPYLISSSHGIGIGDLMDGIFNKIPKEESVYDDNELKITIVGRPNVGKSSLLNSLVNEDRMIVSDIPGTTRDSVDTRIKFKGKDYILVDTAGLRKRGKIYENIEKYSYLRSLSSINKSDIVILVVDISNSIIDQDTNIGGLAFDEKKPIIIIANKWDLVEDKSSAAMNKKEKEIRSYFKYLQYAKIVFTSAIERTRIHNVFETIDLVKENMSKRIKTSILNEIFNKAQLINPAPDFNGGRLKIYFVNQVKAYMPTFVLFVNNPNYVHFSYKRFLENQIRAHFNFDGVPINIIFREKK, encoded by the coding sequence ATGGCTCAAAAAAAAGTATTTACTATTGTTGGACGTCCTAATGTTGGAAAATCAACTTTCTTTAATAGAATAATTAAAGAAAGGAAATCTATAGTCGAAGATACTCCTGGTGTAACAAGAGATCGAATATATGGACAAGGAGAATGAATTACAATACCTTTTATTCTCATTGATACTGGTGGTATAGTTTTTAACGATGATCTTCCATTTTCAAGGCAGATAAAACTTCAAGCACAGATTGCAATTGAAGAAGCTGATGTTATTTTATTTTTAATAAACTATAAAGAGGGAATAACAAATGAAGATGAAGAGGTAGCAAAATTATTATATAAAGCAAATAAACCAATTCTTTTAGTAGCAAATAAATATGATAATAAAGATAGTGGTTATGAAAAATATGAATTTATGTCTCTTGGATTTGGTGAACCTTATTTAATATCTTCAAGCCATGGAATAGGTATTGGAGACTTGATGGATGGAATATTTAATAAAATTCCAAAAGAAGAATCTGTTTATGATGATAATGAACTAAAAATAACAATTGTTGGTCGTCCCAATGTAGGAAAATCATCTTTATTAAATTCGCTTGTAAATGAAGATAGAATGATCGTTTCAGATATCCCTGGAACAACAAGAGATTCGGTTGATACGAGAATAAAGTTCAAAGGAAAAGATTATATTTTAGTTGATACTGCTGGTCTTCGAAAACGAGGCAAGATATATGAAAATATAGAAAAATATAGTTATTTAAGATCGCTATCTAGTATTAATAAATCTGATATTGTTATTCTTGTGGTTGATATTTCAAACTCAATTATAGACCAAGATACAAATATTGGTGGTCTTGCATTTGATGAAAAAAAACCAATTATTATTATTGCAAATAAATGAGATTTAGTTGAAGATAAATCTTCGGCTGCAATGAATAAAAAAGAAAAGGAAATTAGAAGTTATTTTAAATATTTGCAGTATGCTAAAATAGTATTTACGTCCGCAATAGAAAGAACTAGAATTCATAACGTATTTGAAACAATCGATCTTGTTAAAGAGAATATGTCAAAAAGAATAAAAACAAGTATTCTTAATGAAATATTCAATAAAGCACAACTTATCAATCCTGCTCCAGATTTCAATGGTGGAAGATTAAAAATTTATTTTGTAAATCAGGTAAAGGCATATATGCCAACTTTTGTATTATTTGTTAACAACCCAAATTATGTGCACTTCTCATATAAACGATTTTTAGAGAACCAAATACGCGCTCATTTTAATTTTGATGGTGTACCAATCAATATTATATTCAGAGAAAAGAAATAG